In the Thalassoglobus sp. JC818 genome, one interval contains:
- a CDS encoding ATP-binding cassette domain-containing protein produces MVECNDPMIDAKGLSKYYGPFIATENVTFSVPKGQIAAFLGPNGAGKSTTMKLLTGFLTPSDGEARIGGFAVAEDRIAASELIGYLPENGPLYNEMTPKGLLKYLGQARGLKASTLKSRMDYVANKCSLGDVWGKQIGKLSRGYRQRVGMAHALLHDPEVLILDEPTSGLDPNQTFQVRDLIRELGQSKTILLSTHILSEVEAVCDRVILINRGRIVLDGTVDEMKGESGNMEERFRELTGGV; encoded by the coding sequence ATGGTCGAATGTAACGACCCGATGATTGATGCCAAGGGGCTGAGCAAATACTACGGTCCGTTCATTGCCACAGAGAATGTGACGTTCTCTGTTCCGAAGGGGCAGATTGCAGCGTTCCTCGGGCCGAACGGAGCAGGCAAGTCCACCACAATGAAACTGCTGACGGGGTTTCTGACACCCAGTGATGGAGAAGCCCGCATCGGAGGCTTTGCAGTCGCTGAAGATCGAATTGCCGCCAGCGAGTTGATCGGGTACCTCCCCGAAAACGGGCCGCTGTACAACGAGATGACCCCGAAAGGGCTGCTGAAGTATCTCGGTCAGGCGCGCGGGTTGAAGGCATCCACGCTCAAGAGCCGGATGGACTACGTGGCTAACAAATGCTCTCTCGGCGATGTCTGGGGAAAGCAGATCGGGAAGCTGTCTCGCGGGTATCGTCAGCGAGTCGGAATGGCTCACGCTCTGCTACACGATCCGGAAGTTCTCATCCTCGACGAACCGACCAGTGGTCTTGATCCCAATCAGACCTTTCAGGTTCGTGATCTGATTCGTGAACTGGGCCAGTCCAAAACGATCCTTCTCTCGACCCATATTCTTTCAGAGGTTGAGGCAGTTTGTGATCGAGTGATTCTGATCAATCGCGGAAGAATTGTGCTCGATGGCACCGTCGATGAGATGAAGGGCGAGTCCGGAAATATGGAAGAGCGCTTCCGGGAATTGACTGGCGGAGTTTGA
- the ispD gene encoding 2-C-methyl-D-erythritol 4-phosphate cytidylyltransferase, which translates to MSTFAVILPAAGKSTRFGGAGRKKPFIDLNGQPVWVRAVEPFRARNDVQQIVVVVSASDVEWFRETFQAQLKRLQVSVVEGGAERMNSVENALRSISDETDFVAVHDAARPMISPEVIDRVFQKAIESDAAIPGVPISSTVKRVAEHCIVETVDRSSLWAAQTPQTFRSSVLVDAYQNRGNNLTTDEAQLVERTGRAVHVVEGDPLNLKITTKEDLFLAEAILQHESRRSDASSPTPFNDRAPGS; encoded by the coding sequence ATGTCAACGTTCGCTGTCATTCTCCCGGCCGCCGGGAAGAGTACTCGTTTCGGTGGGGCAGGGCGAAAGAAACCGTTCATCGATCTCAACGGACAGCCGGTGTGGGTCAGGGCTGTTGAACCGTTTCGGGCGAGAAACGATGTTCAGCAAATCGTCGTCGTCGTTTCCGCATCGGATGTCGAATGGTTCCGCGAGACGTTCCAAGCTCAGTTGAAGAGACTGCAAGTCTCGGTCGTTGAAGGCGGAGCTGAACGCATGAACTCCGTTGAGAATGCGCTGAGGTCGATCTCCGACGAGACCGATTTCGTCGCTGTGCATGATGCCGCCCGTCCGATGATCAGTCCTGAAGTGATCGATCGGGTTTTTCAAAAGGCAATCGAAAGTGACGCAGCAATTCCCGGAGTTCCGATCTCCAGCACGGTGAAGCGAGTTGCGGAACATTGCATCGTAGAAACGGTCGATCGCTCCAGTCTCTGGGCTGCCCAGACGCCACAAACCTTTCGGAGTTCAGTCCTTGTCGACGCTTATCAGAATCGTGGAAACAATCTCACGACCGATGAAGCTCAACTCGTCGAACGAACTGGAAGGGCTGTTCACGTTGTTGAAGGTGATCCGCTGAATCTGAAGATCACGACAAAGGAAGATTTGTTTCTCGCTGAAGCCATATTGCAGCACGAATCGCGTCGGTCTGACGCTTCCTCGCCCACCCCGTTTAACGATCGGGCTCCTGGTTCATAG
- a CDS encoding RNA polymerase sigma factor, with amino-acid sequence MRKLASRMLEQFPTVRRWEETDDVLQEASLRLHKALESTEVLTELHYHRLAALQIRRVLLDLSKRYRAQGNSLAHHETLHGDEISELPATPPANSSSLTLDDWTAFHETVQELPGPEKEMFDLLWYSDLTQEKASELLGINVRTIQRRWRDARLRLYNQLTELGRQPIPLNRQSNSIQH; translated from the coding sequence ATGCGGAAACTGGCGAGCAGAATGCTTGAGCAGTTTCCAACGGTTAGGCGATGGGAAGAAACGGACGACGTGCTTCAAGAGGCATCTCTTCGACTTCATAAAGCTCTGGAATCGACTGAAGTGCTGACTGAGCTGCATTACCATCGGCTGGCCGCTCTCCAGATTCGTCGAGTCTTGCTCGACCTCTCCAAGCGATATCGCGCTCAGGGGAACTCTCTCGCACATCATGAAACCCTGCACGGGGACGAGATTTCGGAACTCCCCGCCACTCCGCCAGCGAACTCTTCTTCGTTGACGCTGGACGACTGGACCGCTTTTCACGAAACAGTCCAAGAGCTGCCGGGTCCGGAAAAGGAGATGTTCGACCTGCTCTGGTATTCTGATCTCACTCAGGAGAAAGCCTCCGAACTTCTGGGAATCAACGTTCGGACGATTCAACGGCGTTGGCGAGATGCCCGCCTCCGGCTTTACAACCAATTGACTGAACTCGGAAGGCAACCCATCCCCCTGAATCGTCAATCGAATTCGATTCAGCATTAG
- a CDS encoding LON peptidase substrate-binding domain-containing protein, protein MKGENIQIPDDFGGSVRLFPLPDHVLFPGNIEPLHLFEPRYCELIEAAQRSDSLITMATLTNSGDDSGIGTPPIARDVCIGKVIAHKKNENGTHGIVLAGLTRARIQREYPLSHMYREAEVEILPEWEPNASASTKRLFDFLVQEFTGLLKSRTGEDPDLPKLGSNLTLRLLTDLLSFHLRLDLQTKLKLLAERCVLTRATKLAEILHQHRRDSGELYEPDFSWN, encoded by the coding sequence ATGAAAGGTGAGAACATTCAAATTCCCGATGACTTTGGGGGATCGGTGCGTCTCTTTCCGCTTCCGGACCATGTTCTGTTTCCCGGGAACATTGAGCCACTGCATCTCTTCGAGCCTCGGTATTGTGAACTGATCGAGGCAGCACAGCGATCCGATTCTTTGATCACGATGGCGACGCTGACGAATTCTGGAGATGACTCAGGAATTGGAACTCCCCCGATTGCACGAGATGTGTGCATCGGCAAAGTCATCGCGCACAAGAAGAACGAAAACGGAACTCATGGGATCGTGCTGGCAGGTCTGACGCGTGCGCGAATTCAGCGTGAATACCCGCTCTCTCACATGTATCGAGAGGCGGAAGTGGAGATTCTTCCGGAGTGGGAACCCAATGCTTCAGCGAGTACGAAGCGATTGTTCGACTTTCTTGTTCAGGAGTTCACCGGACTGCTGAAGAGTCGAACGGGTGAAGATCCAGACTTGCCCAAGCTCGGCAGTAATCTCACTCTGCGGCTGCTCACAGATTTGCTCAGCTTTCATCTTCGATTGGATCTGCAGACGAAACTGAAACTGCTGGCTGAACGCTGCGTACTGACACGGGCGACGAAGCTCGCCGAAATTCTGCATCAACACCGCAGAGATAGTGGCGAACTCTACGAGCCCGACTTCAGTTGGAACTAA
- a CDS encoding Gldg family protein — MRSNVILAVFKRNVTSYFSGMLGYLFIVVFVVAGAFLAFNEDFFADNLANLDQLSARFPLLLLFIVPAITMTAWADEKKLGTDELLFTLPASDFEILIGKYLAVLSVYTVALIFSLTHAFVLSILGNPDWGLIFTTYLGYWLAGGALLAAGMFASVLTSSATIAFVLGTAICAIPIFIDRIPGISTFLHDTLGITEPLGVSGHLQGFTSGKVTYSGIFYFVGLTAFFLYLNSVVIARRHWAGGKNAKEMGAQYIIRTACLAIALMSLTYSLAVAGMDVDTTSEHLHTLSPTSLDILKELDDERPVTIQAFISPEVPQEYVPVRKELIDKLREYDKRGGKNIQVRFVDVEPYSEAAEEAGSLGIEPRQIQSQDNGRFSVEDVYLGVVMSSGFDTVIIPFFDRGTPIEYELTRSLGTVTTEKRRRVGILATDANVLGGFDQQSFRSQPEWQIVSELKKQYDVIEVSPDSPIEAEIDVLIAVLPSSLTQPQMDNLVAYVESGNPILVFDDPVPRFFPPGLQGAPLEAKPSPGGGMFGMQQQQGEPKADNGLATSLLDAMGLRWDVTESLFDLTNPHPRYANVFPKELIFLADTEEDPESQQIPDNPISSGLQEMIVFYPGFIERDPNTQLEFIELLRSRKSSTGVSMWDQITTPGIFGGRQLRQPDFYRADDESYVLAAMVRPEGAKSPAEMDEKKGVYGIFVADIDMINDVMFDVWQRQMYDLKIDNVLFVLNCVDYLAGDERFIELRKRRAMHRTLTALEKEKRTFEQRRSEEVEKANDEAETAVEEAKERLDGVLESLREEMQKGNVDAGAIQVRLRNAQEAENRKLAQKEKEIERAKNERVRRVRIETEQEIRKIERGFWMLGVLIPPIPAILLGVIVVVARLFSERKGISEDRLR, encoded by the coding sequence ATGCGCAGCAACGTGATCCTCGCAGTGTTCAAGCGAAACGTAACCAGCTACTTCTCCGGAATGCTCGGTTACCTGTTTATCGTCGTTTTCGTCGTCGCGGGAGCGTTTCTCGCATTCAACGAAGACTTCTTTGCTGACAACCTTGCCAACCTGGATCAGCTGAGCGCGAGGTTTCCGCTGCTGCTGCTGTTCATTGTCCCTGCGATCACCATGACCGCCTGGGCAGATGAGAAGAAGCTCGGAACGGACGAGTTGCTCTTCACTCTGCCTGCGTCAGATTTTGAGATTTTGATCGGGAAATATCTCGCGGTCTTGTCGGTCTACACCGTTGCATTGATCTTTTCGTTGACGCATGCGTTTGTGTTGTCGATTCTGGGGAATCCGGATTGGGGCCTGATTTTCACAACCTATCTCGGCTACTGGCTGGCAGGAGGCGCGTTGCTGGCTGCGGGAATGTTTGCTTCTGTTTTGACGAGCAGTGCAACCATCGCTTTCGTGCTGGGCACCGCGATTTGTGCGATCCCGATTTTCATCGATCGGATCCCTGGAATCTCAACTTTTCTGCACGACACGCTCGGCATCACTGAACCGCTCGGCGTGAGTGGTCACCTGCAGGGATTCACTTCAGGTAAAGTGACATACAGCGGAATCTTCTACTTCGTGGGGCTGACCGCGTTCTTCCTGTATCTCAACTCAGTCGTCATTGCCCGACGGCATTGGGCTGGCGGAAAGAATGCCAAGGAGATGGGGGCACAATACATCATCCGAACTGCTTGTCTTGCCATCGCATTGATGAGTTTGACTTATTCACTCGCTGTGGCGGGCATGGATGTCGACACGACTTCGGAACACCTCCACACGCTTTCGCCGACATCGCTCGACATTCTGAAAGAACTGGACGATGAACGTCCGGTGACCATTCAGGCGTTTATCTCTCCGGAAGTCCCGCAGGAGTATGTGCCTGTCCGCAAAGAGTTGATCGACAAGCTGCGTGAGTACGACAAGCGAGGCGGAAAGAACATTCAGGTCCGTTTTGTCGATGTCGAACCCTATAGCGAAGCGGCCGAAGAAGCTGGGAGTCTGGGGATTGAACCGCGACAAATTCAAAGTCAGGACAACGGTCGATTCTCAGTCGAAGATGTCTATCTCGGGGTCGTTATGTCGAGCGGATTCGACACGGTCATTATTCCGTTCTTCGATCGCGGAACACCCATCGAGTATGAACTGACCCGCTCACTCGGAACGGTCACAACGGAAAAGCGACGTCGAGTTGGAATTCTGGCAACCGACGCCAACGTGCTGGGTGGGTTCGATCAGCAGTCATTTCGAAGCCAACCGGAATGGCAGATTGTCAGTGAACTTAAGAAACAATACGACGTCATCGAAGTTTCTCCTGATAGCCCGATCGAAGCGGAAATTGATGTTCTCATCGCCGTTCTGCCGTCTTCGCTGACGCAGCCTCAAATGGACAATCTCGTTGCTTATGTAGAATCCGGGAATCCGATCCTCGTCTTCGATGATCCCGTTCCGCGGTTCTTCCCTCCCGGTCTGCAAGGGGCACCGTTGGAAGCCAAGCCAAGTCCTGGTGGAGGCATGTTTGGGATGCAACAGCAACAAGGCGAACCGAAGGCGGACAACGGTTTAGCGACCAGCCTCCTCGATGCAATGGGCCTTCGATGGGATGTCACGGAGAGTCTGTTCGATTTGACAAATCCTCATCCGCGATACGCCAATGTTTTCCCGAAGGAACTGATTTTCCTCGCGGACACAGAAGAAGATCCTGAATCACAACAGATTCCTGACAATCCAATCTCTTCTGGGCTGCAGGAGATGATCGTGTTCTATCCCGGTTTCATTGAGCGAGACCCGAACACGCAGCTCGAATTCATCGAGTTGCTGCGTTCTCGAAAGTCGAGCACCGGGGTGAGCATGTGGGATCAGATTACGACTCCCGGAATCTTCGGCGGTCGCCAGCTTCGCCAACCTGATTTCTATCGTGCCGATGACGAGTCCTACGTGCTCGCTGCGATGGTTCGTCCGGAAGGGGCCAAGTCTCCTGCCGAGATGGACGAGAAGAAAGGCGTGTACGGAATCTTTGTGGCGGACATCGATATGATCAACGACGTCATGTTTGACGTCTGGCAGCGTCAGATGTACGACCTCAAAATCGACAACGTGCTCTTCGTGTTGAACTGTGTCGATTACCTGGCTGGCGATGAACGATTCATCGAACTGCGAAAACGTCGTGCAATGCACCGCACGTTGACCGCTCTTGAGAAAGAGAAACGAACCTTCGAACAGCGCCGCAGCGAAGAAGTCGAAAAAGCAAACGACGAAGCAGAAACCGCTGTTGAAGAAGCCAAAGAGCGACTCGATGGAGTTCTGGAAAGCTTGCGAGAGGAAATGCAGAAGGGCAACGTCGATGCAGGTGCCATTCAAGTCCGACTGCGAAATGCTCAGGAAGCAGAGAACAGAAAACTCGCTCAAAAAGAAAAAGAGATTGAACGCGCAAAGAATGAGCGCGTGCGGCGGGTTCGGATTGAGACCGAACAGGAAATTCGCAAGATCGAACGCGGTTTCTGGATGCTCGGAGTTTTGATTCCTCCGATTCCCGCGATCCTGCTGGGAGTCATCGTCGTCGTGGCCCGTCTCTTCTCAGAGCGGAAGGGCATCTCAGAGGATCGCCTGCGGTAA
- a CDS encoding DUF4340 domain-containing protein has translation MTQSVKTLVFAGVALLSLGVGFATHRIYKPADLEGFSDVGTEFFPEFVDPNAVTGLRVASFNEETGQTDLFSVEFKDGTWRIPSHHEYPADGEDQLATTAASMIGVERQALVERTKAAHKRYQLLDPLDQENSASEGFGDRITLSKGEEVVADFIVGMPVEGQENVYYVRAAGEDRFYTANLGEFEISTKFSDWILRDILDVERNNVKELIVDRYQVDEARGVVVQGDRLVLTRDGAQADWNLDGLDEKTEELNASNINAMLLALDDLSIVGVRKKPDGISADLKAEAGVSITAFDMLDLQDKGFFIDQRQGRILSNEGEVLVGANDGVLYVLRFGEEFTGTDVDIEVGKKATEDGDDSKESSDEEKSSEEASDENEEVEAADGETEETLDDLTKSRYLFVTAQFDPALLGEKPTPPVKPEPPLQDAEAEKPEDSNGEAKADGDENAEQSEGDKETDNEASKAQEEYEAALARYQEDLEVYEIALRDYEEKMKAGEERVIDLNRRFADWYYVIGADVFDRMKLNRTDLVEAKEVQESTPPETAPETTTPAQPEMTKPESPEEPTSEETTTDPEASQPQSENEKPEETSEPVDEEKESPSTEGAQPDSANPERPPQPDLPEESPENSGEAGASDQPESTEPTAEASDESEESSSEESSNESGTDDSEPESDS, from the coding sequence ATGACTCAGTCAGTTAAAACACTTGTCTTCGCCGGAGTGGCGCTTCTGTCGCTGGGCGTCGGTTTCGCAACCCATCGCATCTATAAGCCCGCAGATCTAGAAGGGTTTTCAGATGTCGGAACAGAATTCTTTCCGGAATTTGTTGACCCGAATGCTGTGACCGGGTTGAGAGTTGCATCGTTCAACGAAGAGACCGGGCAGACCGATCTGTTCAGTGTTGAATTCAAAGACGGAACGTGGCGAATTCCTTCCCATCACGAGTACCCGGCGGATGGCGAAGATCAACTTGCCACGACGGCCGCGTCAATGATTGGTGTGGAACGTCAAGCCCTCGTTGAACGTACGAAGGCAGCTCACAAGCGTTATCAATTGCTCGACCCGCTTGATCAGGAGAACTCAGCGAGTGAAGGTTTCGGTGACCGAATCACGTTGTCAAAAGGCGAAGAAGTCGTCGCTGACTTCATCGTCGGGATGCCAGTTGAGGGGCAGGAAAACGTCTATTACGTTCGGGCAGCGGGCGAAGATCGTTTCTATACTGCCAACCTTGGCGAGTTCGAAATCTCGACGAAGTTCTCGGACTGGATCTTGCGAGACATTCTCGACGTCGAACGCAACAATGTTAAAGAGTTGATCGTCGATCGTTATCAGGTGGACGAAGCTCGTGGTGTGGTTGTTCAGGGGGACCGATTGGTTCTGACCCGAGATGGCGCCCAGGCAGACTGGAATCTTGACGGGTTGGATGAAAAGACAGAAGAACTGAACGCCAGCAATATCAACGCGATGCTTCTGGCCCTCGATGATCTTTCGATCGTTGGGGTCAGAAAGAAACCGGATGGAATCAGTGCTGACCTGAAAGCCGAAGCGGGAGTTTCGATTACCGCTTTCGATATGCTCGATCTTCAAGACAAAGGATTCTTCATCGATCAACGTCAGGGGCGAATCCTTTCGAACGAAGGAGAAGTGCTCGTTGGTGCCAACGATGGAGTCCTGTACGTTCTGCGATTCGGAGAAGAATTCACCGGAACCGACGTCGACATCGAAGTCGGAAAGAAAGCCACCGAAGATGGAGACGACAGTAAAGAGTCATCCGACGAAGAGAAGTCTTCAGAAGAGGCATCTGACGAAAACGAAGAGGTCGAAGCAGCAGACGGCGAGACAGAAGAAACATTGGATGATCTGACAAAGAGCCGCTACCTCTTCGTGACTGCCCAGTTCGATCCAGCATTGCTCGGTGAAAAGCCAACTCCACCTGTTAAGCCGGAACCTCCCTTACAAGACGCTGAGGCAGAGAAGCCAGAAGACTCCAATGGCGAAGCCAAAGCGGATGGTGATGAAAACGCCGAACAGAGTGAGGGTGATAAAGAAACCGACAACGAAGCTTCAAAAGCCCAAGAGGAATACGAAGCTGCTCTCGCCAGGTATCAGGAAGATCTGGAAGTCTACGAGATCGCTCTGAGAGACTACGAAGAGAAAATGAAAGCGGGAGAGGAACGAGTCATCGACTTGAATCGCCGCTTTGCTGACTGGTACTACGTGATCGGGGCGGATGTTTTCGACCGGATGAAATTGAACCGAACCGACCTCGTCGAAGCGAAGGAAGTACAAGAGAGCACACCTCCCGAAACTGCCCCGGAAACAACGACACCCGCTCAACCGGAAATGACGAAACCGGAGTCTCCTGAAGAACCAACTTCCGAAGAGACAACGACTGATCCTGAAGCTTCTCAGCCGCAGTCGGAGAATGAAAAGCCGGAAGAGACATCGGAGCCTGTCGATGAGGAAAAAGAGAGCCCTTCAACTGAAGGTGCTCAACCAGACAGCGCCAACCCGGAAAGGCCGCCTCAGCCTGATCTTCCTGAAGAGTCTCCAGAGAACTCAGGGGAAGCAGGTGCTTCCGATCAGCCTGAATCGACAGAGCCAACTGCGGAGGCCTCCGATGAGAGTGAAGAGTCGTCATCTGAAGAGAGTTCCAATGAATCAGGTACTGACGACTCGGAACCTGAATCGGACTCATAG
- the dnaA gene encoding chromosomal replication initiator protein DnaA yields the protein MPPERMSVHQEVESIQKHLEDQIGSKRYENWFGTSTRLQVQEAELVVYVASPYLVKWIQKKFGVQLGTAAAEVMGPSASVRYEVGFDIPPVVSVKTPQADEPAGNEQASSGSNGQMTYHAQPSTPSGSKKQYSTYRATTESNATKKRRIGKRSRSLTDFVVGPCNELAVAAVHQVVAEPGSVSPLYLYSSVGNGKTHLLESIYLRLRREAPHLQVLNLTAEQFINYFTQAYSAKSLPSFRQKFRSVDVLLVDDVDFLDGKKATQEEFLHTIKEFELAGKQVVVTANRHPQLLAKTPDELSSRLVSGLVCRLDRPQLETRREVVRRHSKRQGCEISESVVEAVANRMTGSCRELEGAVNILSTWSQMTKKKITVTIAKKLLSQLERDCLRIVRLADVEDAVCGLFGVGEGVLKSKTRKQSVAQPRMLAMYLARKLTQTPYSEIGQYFGGRNHSTVMSAERKIDHQLQESGVIRIASETWQLQDLIDTLKDRIQAG from the coding sequence ATGCCGCCCGAACGCATGTCGGTTCATCAAGAAGTTGAATCAATCCAGAAACACCTCGAAGACCAGATTGGGTCAAAGCGCTATGAGAATTGGTTTGGAACATCGACGAGACTGCAGGTTCAAGAAGCAGAGTTGGTCGTCTATGTTGCCAGTCCGTATCTTGTGAAATGGATTCAGAAGAAATTCGGAGTTCAGCTCGGAACTGCTGCTGCAGAGGTGATGGGGCCATCCGCTTCCGTTCGTTATGAAGTCGGTTTCGACATCCCTCCGGTCGTTTCAGTCAAGACACCGCAGGCAGACGAACCAGCGGGGAATGAACAAGCATCGTCCGGTTCCAACGGACAGATGACTTACCATGCCCAGCCTTCGACACCGAGCGGATCGAAGAAGCAGTACAGCACCTATCGAGCGACGACTGAATCGAACGCGACAAAGAAGCGTCGCATTGGCAAACGCTCTCGTTCGTTGACTGACTTTGTTGTCGGTCCATGTAACGAACTTGCTGTCGCCGCAGTCCATCAAGTGGTCGCAGAACCCGGTTCTGTCTCTCCGTTGTATCTCTATTCCAGTGTCGGAAATGGAAAGACTCACCTTTTGGAGTCGATCTATTTGAGGCTCCGCAGAGAAGCTCCTCATCTTCAGGTTCTAAACCTGACGGCCGAGCAGTTCATCAACTATTTCACGCAAGCATACAGCGCAAAATCACTTCCTAGCTTTCGTCAGAAATTTCGCTCAGTCGATGTTCTACTGGTCGATGATGTCGATTTTCTGGACGGCAAGAAGGCGACGCAGGAAGAGTTTCTACACACCATTAAAGAGTTTGAACTTGCAGGCAAGCAGGTTGTTGTCACTGCGAATCGACATCCACAACTTCTTGCGAAGACACCTGACGAATTGTCGAGTCGACTTGTTTCCGGACTGGTATGTCGACTCGATCGTCCCCAGTTGGAGACTCGCCGGGAAGTCGTTCGTCGACATTCAAAGCGACAAGGCTGTGAGATTTCCGAGTCGGTTGTGGAAGCGGTTGCGAATCGTATGACTGGAAGTTGTCGCGAGTTGGAAGGGGCTGTGAACATCCTTTCCACCTGGAGTCAGATGACGAAGAAAAAGATCACGGTCACCATCGCGAAGAAGCTGCTGAGTCAACTCGAACGGGATTGTTTACGCATCGTTCGTCTGGCGGATGTTGAAGATGCCGTGTGCGGACTGTTTGGTGTGGGAGAGGGAGTGCTGAAGTCGAAGACTCGTAAGCAATCCGTCGCGCAACCTCGGATGCTTGCGATGTACCTCGCACGCAAGTTGACTCAAACACCCTACAGTGAAATCGGTCAGTACTTTGGTGGACGGAATCACAGCACCGTGATGTCGGCAGAGCGAAAGATCGATCACCAGTTGCAAGAGAGCGGCGTGATTCGCATTGCCTCAGAGACTTGGCAACTGCAGGATCTGATCGATACCTTGAAGGACAGAATTCAAGCTGGCTAA